ATGACCGACGTCAACAGGCGCGCTGTCAAAATCGCGAGGAAAAATTTAAAAATCAACGGCGTTAGAAACGCCGAGGTTAGATGGGGGAGCCTCTACGGGCCGGTTAGGGGCGAAAAATTCGATACCATCATTACTAACCCCCCGGTGCACGCCGGAAAGGATGTCCTGAGGGAAATAGTTATAAACGCTCCCCGGCATCTCAACGATGGAGGCCTCCTGCAGCTCGTTATCAAGACAAAGCAGGGGGCAAAGTATATTAAGGCTCTAATGGATGACCACTTCACTGAAGTGAGAGAACTGGCTAAGGGATCTGGCTATCGCGTGTATGCCGGGATCGCCTAGCCTGGGATGGCGCGGGCCTTGAGAGCCCGTGTCCACTTGGACACCGGGGTTCAAATCCCCGTCCCGGCGCCAAAATCCTCTAAGAAGGATGTGGAGGTGTATTCGCAATGACCGAGAATTTCAGACACATCGTCCGTGTGGCGGGTGTTGACCTTAAGGGAGATAAGCAGCTGAGATGGGCCCTCACGGGCATTAGGGGTATAGGAATAAACTTCGCCACGATGGTGCTCAGAGTCGCTGGCATAGACCCGTATATGAAGACTGGCTACCTGACTGACGAGCAGGTTAAGACAATAGAGAAAATCCTCGGGGACCCAGTTGCCCACGGTATTCCTGCTTGGGCAGTCAACAGACCGAAGGACT
The DNA window shown above is from Thermococcus sp. and carries:
- a CDS encoding methyltransferase, which encodes MTDVNRRAVKIARKNLKINGVRNAEVRWGSLYGPVRGEKFDTIITNPPVHAGKDVLREIVINAPRHLNDGGLLQLVIKTKQGAKYIKALMDDHFTEVRELAKGSGYRVYAGIA
- a CDS encoding 30S ribosomal protein S13, whose translation is MTENFRHIVRVAGVDLKGDKQLRWALTGIRGIGINFATMVLRVAGIDPYMKTGYLTDEQVKTIEKILGDPVAHGIPAWAVNRPKDYGTGKDMHFTTAKLAMAWREDVNRLRRIKSYRGIRLERGLPVRGQRTRSNFRHGSTLGVSRRKK